A single Triticum dicoccoides isolate Atlit2015 ecotype Zavitan chromosome 2A, WEW_v2.0, whole genome shotgun sequence DNA region contains:
- the LOC119355444 gene encoding small nuclear ribonucleoprotein SmD1a-like: protein MKLVRFLMKLNNETVTIELKNGTTVHGTITGVDISMNTHLKTVKLTMKGKNPVTLDHISVRGNNIRYYILPDSLNLETLLVEDTPRVKSKKPTTGKPMGRGRGRGRGRGRGRGR from the exons ATGAAGCTCGTCAG GTTCTTGATGAAGCTGAACAACGAGACGGTCACCATCGAGCTCAAGAACGGCACTACCGTCCACGGCACCATCACCG GTGTTGACATAAGCATGAATACTCATCTGAAGACCGTAAAGCTCACAATGAAAGGGAAGAATCCTGTAACCCTTGATCACATCAGCGTGAGAGGAAACAACATTCGGTACTACATCCTCCCTGATAGCTTAAACCTGGAAACGTTGCTGGTTGAGGATACTCCCAGGGTCAAGTCTAAGAAGCCAACTACAG GGAAGCCTATGGGTCGGGGTCGTGGACGCGGCCGTGGGCGTGGCCGGGGCCGGGGGCGCTGA
- the LOC119355443 gene encoding ras-related protein Rab-2-B, translating into MSYAYLFKYIIIGDTGVGKSCLLLQFTDKRFQPVHDLTIGVEFGARMITIDNKPIKLQIWDTAGQESFRSITRSYYRGAAGALLVYDITRRETFNHLASWLEDARQHANANMTIMLVGNKCDLSHRRAVSFEEGEQFAKENGLIFMEASAKTAQNVEEGFVKTAGAIYKKIQDGVFDVSNESYGIKVGYAVPGQAGGAGASSSQGGSCCG; encoded by the exons ATGTCGTACGCCTACCTCTTCAAGTACATCATCATCGGCGACACAG GTGTCGGCAAGTCGTGCCTGCTGCTGCAGTTCACCGACAAGCGCTTCCAGCCCGTCCATGACCTCACCATCGGCGTCGAGTTCGGCGCCCGGATGATCACCATCGACAACAAGCCCATCAAGCTCCAGATTTGGGACACG GCAGGTCAAGAATCATTCAGATCGATAACTAGATCGTACTACAGGGGAGCTGCTGGCGCTCTTTTGGTTTATGACATCACCAG GAGGGAAACCTTTAATCATCTTGCAAGCTGGCTGGAAGATGCAAGGCAACATGCAAATGCTAACATGACAATAATGCTAGTTGGAAACAAATGCGACCTATCTCATAGGCGTGccgtgagcttcgaggaaggcgagcaGTTCGCCAAGGAGAATGGTCTCATCTTTATGGAGGCGTCTGCAAAAACTGCACAAAATGTCGAGGAG GGCTTTGTCAAGACTGCTGGAGCAATATATAAGAAAATTCAGGATGGTGTCTTCGATGTATCTAATGAG TCCTATGGAATCAAAGTTGGCTATGCAGTTCCTGGCCAAGCTGGAGGTGCTGGTGCCTCGTCTTCCCAAGGTGGCAGCTGCTGCGGCTAA